GAGCATATCCATGCTGTCGGCTTCTATTTCCGCTATACAATCATAGGGCCCTATCACCGCATCGGCATTCTTTACTTCCCTTATTTCTCTAAGCTGTAACATGGTGCTGGATAAA
Above is a genomic segment from Candidatus Omnitrophota bacterium containing:
- a CDS encoding Lrp/AsnC ligand binding domain-containing protein: MLQLREIREVKNADAVIGPYDCIAEIEADSMDMLGNIVVSRILKIEGVAKTLTCVKL